A window of Castanea sativa cultivar Marrone di Chiusa Pesio chromosome 1, ASM4071231v1 contains these coding sequences:
- the LOC142606385 gene encoding large ribosomal subunit protein bL12cz, with product MAANTLSTISLALRSPSYPSPAPRPTFVHFPTAKPTHRLTHFRPISAVSAPEKIEELGAQISSLTLEEAKTLVDYLQEKLGVSAASFAPVAVAGAAVAGSDAGPAVVEEKTEFDVVIEDVPSASRISVIKAVRALTSLALKEAKELIEGLPKKFKEGVSKDEAEEAKKQLEEAGAKIAIV from the coding sequence ATGGCCGCAAACACTCTCTCCACAATCTCCCTCGCACTCCGTTCCCCCTCTTATCCTTCACCCGCACCAAGACCCACTTTCGTCCACTTCCCCACCGCTAAACCCACCCACCGTCTCACCCACTTCCGTCCCATCTCCGCCGTGTCCGCTCCAGAAAAGATCGAAGAGCTCGGCGCCCAAATCTCCTCCCTCACTCTCGAAGAAGCCAAGACCTTGGTCGACTACCTCCAAGAAAAGCTCGGCGTCTCCGCCGCCTCCTTCGCCCCAGTGGCCGTCGCCGGAGCCGCCGTTGCCGGATCTGACGCGGGACCCGCCGTCGTCGAGGAGAAGACCGAGTTCGACGTGGTTATCGAGGATGTTCCCAGCGCTTCGAGGATTTCGGTGATTAAGGCGGTGAGGGCGTTGACGAGCTTGGCTTTGAAGGAGGCTAAGGAGTTGATTGAAGGGTTGCCTAAGAAGTTTAAGGAAGGGGTTTCTAAAGATGAGGCTGAAGAGGCCAAGAAGCAGCTCGAGGAAGCTGGAGCTAAGATTGCTATTgtgtaa